The following are from one region of the Acidobacteriota bacterium genome:
- a CDS encoding LytTR family transcriptional regulator, translated as MTPHLLSRFREPYPSNFTAASSLRHGLGSGLFVVLFMVVAQPFGLGELAEEIRTVLYAGYGLVTAGAIGVTGLVVPRLFPRWCREEDWTAGRFILFAGGVMLLIGLASFAFTRQVFVAYGFPLTHLDLSRVMAGTVLIGVFIIATITLANQNRLLRRNTRIGEAANARLGVAGPRDGDAARPSDVAAPQEPGDEAPAGDGGTRPLSATGGRGDEATEAPEKADVVPTDEAAGTALPAPAGPVPAQASPAAPAPLPEVITLVVEDGRKRLRFRSSELVGLSADENYVEVRLQREKEPVVLVRSTLAGLEAQLAAYHPRLFRCHRAHLVNTARIRGVTGNAQGLRLRLEGRDEPVPVSRRYVEEFRRRVLPLL; from the coding sequence ATGACGCCCCATTTGCTGTCCCGCTTCCGGGAACCCTACCCCTCGAACTTCACTGCGGCCTCGTCACTGCGGCACGGGCTCGGTTCGGGGCTCTTCGTCGTGCTCTTCATGGTGGTCGCCCAGCCCTTCGGCCTCGGCGAGCTGGCCGAGGAGATCCGGACGGTCCTCTACGCCGGCTACGGCCTCGTCACCGCCGGGGCCATCGGGGTCACGGGGCTGGTCGTCCCCCGCCTCTTCCCGCGGTGGTGCCGGGAGGAGGACTGGACCGCCGGTCGCTTCATCCTCTTCGCCGGCGGGGTGATGCTCCTCATCGGCCTGGCCAGTTTCGCGTTCACCCGCCAGGTCTTCGTCGCGTACGGGTTTCCGCTGACCCACCTCGACCTCTCCCGGGTGATGGCGGGGACCGTGCTCATCGGGGTCTTCATCATCGCGACGATCACCCTGGCGAACCAGAATCGCCTCCTGCGCCGCAACACCCGCATCGGCGAGGCCGCCAACGCCCGGCTCGGCGTCGCCGGCCCCCGGGACGGTGACGCGGCCAGGCCTTCGGACGTCGCAGCGCCCCAGGAACCGGGTGACGAAGCGCCGGCGGGCGACGGGGGGACACGCCCCCTCTCGGCGACGGGCGGGCGGGGGGACGAAGCGACAGAAGCCCCGGAGAAGGCGGATGTCGTCCCGACCGACGAAGCGGCGGGGACGGCCCTGCCGGCCCCGGCCGGACCCGTGCCGGCTCAGGCCTCCCCGGCCGCTCCCGCGCCGCTGCCGGAGGTGATCACCCTGGTGGTGGAGGACGGGAGGAAGCGCCTCCGGTTCCGGTCGTCCGAACTGGTCGGCCTCTCGGCGGACGAGAACTATGTCGAGGTCCGGCTCCAGCGGGAAAAAGAACCCGTCGTCCTCGTTCGAAGCACCCTCGCCGGGCTCGAGGCCCAGTTGGCGGCTTACCACCCCCGCCTGTTCCGCTGCCACCGCGCCCACCTCGTGAACACGGCCCGGATCCGCGGCGTCACCGGCAACGCCCAGGGGCTTCGCCTGAGACTCGAGGGCCGGGACGAACCGGTCCCGGTCTCCCGCCGCTACGTGGAGGAATTCCGCCGTCGAGTTCTGCCCCTCCTCTGA
- a CDS encoding linear amide C-N hydrolase: MFSNRILMSIVILVAATLLVPAPAQACSAFVTDGGGPVLFGRNFDFFTGTGFVTVNPRSLEKTALVPPPEVPAKWVSHYGSVTFNQVGREFPMGGMNEKGLVVECLWLNATQYPAPDGRAALTELQWIQYCLDTCATVADVLDADRKVRILPSATRLHFLVCDRSGAAAVVEFVGGKTVTRGPAGLPVRALANAVYGDSLEALKGFRGFGGEREIPAAVQENDVRFARMAGALRELSGRAGAGGLDRAFDLLRRSRYDGEESPTQWSIVYEPARGEIHFVTRQAPARQRVRLADFGFDCTTPAKVLALDPPPDGGPARGFTDYDAAVNAAHTRATMAAMKKAGYCGDLPDFVPFILGAYPQTLTCASAEKPGKTTNNTDLH, encoded by the coding sequence ATGTTCAGCAACCGTATCCTGATGTCCATCGTGATCCTCGTGGCCGCGACACTGCTGGTCCCGGCGCCCGCGCAGGCCTGTTCCGCCTTCGTGACGGACGGCGGCGGTCCCGTTCTTTTCGGCCGCAACTTCGACTTCTTCACCGGCACCGGTTTCGTGACGGTCAACCCCCGGTCGCTGGAAAAGACCGCCCTGGTGCCCCCGCCCGAGGTCCCGGCGAAGTGGGTGTCCCACTACGGCAGCGTGACCTTCAACCAGGTGGGGCGGGAGTTCCCCATGGGCGGCATGAACGAGAAGGGCCTCGTGGTGGAGTGCCTCTGGCTCAACGCCACGCAGTACCCGGCCCCCGACGGCCGGGCGGCCCTGACCGAGCTGCAGTGGATCCAGTACTGCCTCGACACCTGCGCCACGGTGGCCGACGTTTTGGACGCCGACCGGAAGGTTCGGATCCTCCCCAGCGCCACGCGCCTCCACTTCCTGGTCTGCGACCGCAGCGGCGCCGCGGCGGTGGTGGAGTTCGTCGGCGGGAAGACCGTCACCCGCGGACCGGCGGGCCTGCCGGTCCGGGCCCTGGCCAATGCGGTCTACGGGGATTCCCTGGAGGCCCTGAAGGGGTTCCGCGGCTTCGGGGGCGAGCGGGAGATTCCCGCCGCCGTCCAGGAGAACGACGTGCGCTTCGCCCGGATGGCCGGCGCGCTCCGCGAGCTTTCCGGCCGCGCCGGCGCGGGCGGCCTCGACCGGGCCTTCGACCTGCTGCGGCGATCCCGTTACGACGGGGAAGAGAGCCCCACCCAGTGGAGCATCGTCTACGAGCCCGCCCGCGGGGAGATCCACTTCGTCACGCGGCAGGCCCCGGCGCGACAGCGGGTTCGCCTGGCCGACTTCGGCTTCGACTGCACCACCCCGGCGAAGGTGCTCGCCCTGGACCCGCCGCCCGACGGCGGGCCGGCCCGCGGCTTCACCGACTACGACGCCGCCGTCAACGCCGCGCACACGCGGGCAACGATGGCCGCCATGAAGAAGGCGGGGTACTGCGGCGACCTGCCGGACTTCGTCCCCTTCATCCTCGGGGCCTACCCGCAGACCCTCACCTGCGCCTCCGCCGAGAAACCGGGGAAAACCACTAATAACACTGATCTTCACTAA